Proteins encoded by one window of Nasonia vitripennis strain AsymCx chromosome 5, Nvit_psr_1.1, whole genome shotgun sequence:
- the LOC100679734 gene encoding uncharacterized protein LOC100679734 isoform X2 — MDRVENEDGTEGAEFENKLQTLEYPFTWDMDDIDNDAVLATGYKPHDEEEFIPLLKLMRIVMLVFVQTKKNEDPDSILENLEKCDDVVVAIKEQADPNISIEAVMHVLQAMQCHVFWTLNRRNRAKVIFEEIKSVSATDKIARSTINACRSIGWSKYHLLGTEEAVDFSRKAIADNPECDLCYFILGKNLRRIRRDMSVGSIPNKEEADAFIEAYEKSKNVVYGIFVAQMYREQRSIMKAIKMYEEIYRSKPKSYAVYLRLALGFLQLMKLPLAKMCLDEVAVQCPDDVMYLHYRGKYHMKTKKFREAIYYLKKAADRNNCPAAKDYLRCMLKVNPLFNATEYLLTLVERYKDLPEKQIQGLVLETAYSYLTKGQMEKSLKHFLHSIEIDPKSQTLTEFYSLFRPGQSQNVYKMLAQEVFPRVRQSRELLDESALETYEDLKNYYDEYLESQLQATQTAFSKVRT; from the exons ATGGATCGCGTCGAAAATGAAGATGGAACGGAAGGCGCGGAGTTTGAAAACAAACTACAAACGTTGGAATATCCATTCACTTGGGATATGGATGACATCGATAACGACGCCGTTCTTGCGACAGGGTATAAGCCGCACGACGAAGAGGAATTCATACCATTGTTAAAATTGATGAGAATCGTCATGTTGGTTTTTGtgcaaacaaagaaaaatgaagACCCTGATAGTATTTTGGAAAACTTGGAAAAATGCGACGACGTTGTGGTCGCGATAAAGGAACA GGCGGATCCGAATATTTCGATCGAAGCCGTGATGCACGTTCTCCAGGCGATGCAATGTCACGTATTCTGGACGCTGAACCGAAGGAATCGAGCAAAAGTGATATTCGAGGAAATAAAATCCGTAAGTGCGACCGACAAGATCGCTCGGAGTACCATAAACGCGTGCAGAAGCATAGGCTGGTCGAAATACCACCTACTCGGTACCGAGGAAGCGGTGGATTTTAGTCGCAAGGCTATAGCGGACAATCCCGAGTGCGACCTTTGTTACTTCATTCTTGGTAAGAATCTGCGTCGAATACGTCGAGACATGTCGGTCGGTTCTATTCCCAACAAGGAAGAGGCGGATGCCTTTATCGAGGCATACGAGAAGTCGAAGAACGTCGTCTACGGGATATTCGTGGCGCAGATGTACCGCGAACAGAGAAGCATCATGAAAGCGATCAAGATGTACGAGGAGATTTACCGGAGCAAACCCAAGAGTTACGCGGTCTATCTTAGACTCGCTTTGGGATTTCTTCAGTTGATGAAGCTTCCCTTGGCCAAGATGTGCCTCGACGAAGTCGCTGTCCAGTGTCCGGATGACGTTATGTACCTGCACTACAGAGGGAAATACCACATGAAGACGAAAAAGTTCAGG GAAGCGATATATTATCTGAAAAAAGCAGCAGATAGAAACAACTGTCCCGCTGCAAAGGACTATCTTCGTTGCATGTTAAAAGTCAATCCGCTTTTTAATGCGACTGAATACTTACTCACCCTGGTCGAGAGATACAAAGATTTGCCGGAAAAACAAATACAAGGCTTGGTATTGGAAACTGCATACAGCTATCTAACAAAAGGGCAAATGGAAAAATCTTTGAAGCACTTTTTGCACAGCATCGAGATCGACCCGAAGAGTCAGACtttaact GAATTTTATTCGCTGTTCAGACCAGGACAGAGCCAAAACGTATACAAAATGCTCGCCCAAGAAGTGTTCCCTCGAGTTCGGCAGAGTCGCGAGCTTCTAGACGAGTCTGCACTGGAAACCTACGAGGATCTAAAGAATTACTACGACGAATACCTCGAAAGCCAACTCCAAGCTACCCAAACTGCGTTCTCCAAAGTGCGAACTTGA
- the LOC100117961 gene encoding cytochrome c oxidase assembly factor 7 homolog, translating into MAYDLKSEEDVKLYLKNLYTEYQFGCYSEKNPEVCQLLGDYHEALKKDFKGAADIYLKNCDNMNYGRSCAKIGGYKLIGKGCKKDIQGAFAYMKKGCEFNDAIGCTNAGILAVSSPEIQGNDRANVINDGLKMLDKSCREYKTDKACFFLAGIYMSGIEGVVQKNLAEAYKLSLIACEHNNPYACANVSQMHARGEGAQKNEELAQTFKKRALELERELKTTQRGITFGQGIES; encoded by the exons ATGGCATACGACCTGAAAAGTGAGGAGGACGTCAAACTCTACCTGAAGAACCTCTACACCGAGTATCAGTTCGGCTGTTACAGCGAAAAAAACCCGGAAG TGTGTCAATTGCTGGGGGACTACCACGAAGCACTGAAGAAGGACTTCAAAGGCGCTGCGGATATTTATCTGAAAAACTGCGATAATATGAATTACGGAAGAAGTTGCGCGAAGATCGGAGGTTACAAACTCATCG GTAAAGGCTGCAAAAAGGATATACAGGGCGCCTTCGCCTACATGAAAAAGGGCTGCGAATTCAACGACGCGATCGGCTGCACGAACGCCGGAATCCTCGCAGTCTCGTCCCCGGAAATTCAAGGCAACGACAGAGCGAATGTCATCAACGACGGCCTGAAGATGCTCGACAAGTCTTGTCGCGAGTACAAGACCGACAAGGCCTGTTTCTTCCTCGCGGGCATCTACATGTCGGGCATCGAAGGCGTCGTCCAGAAGAACCTCGCCGAGGCGTACAAACTGTCGCTGATCGCCTGCGAGCACAACAACCCCTACGCCTGCGCCAACGTCTCGCAGATGCACGCGAGAGGCGAGGGCGCGCAGAAGAACGAAGAGCTCGCGCAGACGTTCAAGAAAAGGGCGCTCGAGCTTGAGAGAGAGCTCAAGACAACGCAGAGAGGGATTACGTTCGGACAGGGCATCGAATCCTAG
- the LOC100679734 gene encoding uncharacterized protein LOC100679734 isoform X1: MDRVENEDGTEGAEFENKLQTLEYPFTWDMDDIDNDAVLATGYKPHDEEEFIPLLKLMRIVMLVFVQTKKNEDPDSILENLEKCDDVVVAIKEQADPNISIEAVMHVLQAMQCHVFWTLNRRNRAKVIFEEIKSVSATDKIARSTINACRSIGWSKYHLLGTEEAVDFSRKAIADNPECDLCYFILGKNLRRIRRDMSVGSIPNKEEADAFIEAYEKSKNVVYGIFVAQMYREQRSIMKAIKMYEEIYRSKPKSYAVYLRLALGFLQLMKLPLAKMCLDEVAVQCPDDVMYLHYRGKYHMKTKKFREAIYYLKKAADRNNCPAAKDYLRCMLKVNPLFNATEYLLTLVERYKDLPEKQIQGLVLETAYSYLTKGQMEKSLKHFLHSIEIDPKSQTLTEFYSLFRPGQSQNVYKMLAQEVFPRVRQSRELLDESALETYEDLKNYYDEYLESQLQATQTAFSKFSNKCFR; the protein is encoded by the exons ATGGATCGCGTCGAAAATGAAGATGGAACGGAAGGCGCGGAGTTTGAAAACAAACTACAAACGTTGGAATATCCATTCACTTGGGATATGGATGACATCGATAACGACGCCGTTCTTGCGACAGGGTATAAGCCGCACGACGAAGAGGAATTCATACCATTGTTAAAATTGATGAGAATCGTCATGTTGGTTTTTGtgcaaacaaagaaaaatgaagACCCTGATAGTATTTTGGAAAACTTGGAAAAATGCGACGACGTTGTGGTCGCGATAAAGGAACA GGCGGATCCGAATATTTCGATCGAAGCCGTGATGCACGTTCTCCAGGCGATGCAATGTCACGTATTCTGGACGCTGAACCGAAGGAATCGAGCAAAAGTGATATTCGAGGAAATAAAATCCGTAAGTGCGACCGACAAGATCGCTCGGAGTACCATAAACGCGTGCAGAAGCATAGGCTGGTCGAAATACCACCTACTCGGTACCGAGGAAGCGGTGGATTTTAGTCGCAAGGCTATAGCGGACAATCCCGAGTGCGACCTTTGTTACTTCATTCTTGGTAAGAATCTGCGTCGAATACGTCGAGACATGTCGGTCGGTTCTATTCCCAACAAGGAAGAGGCGGATGCCTTTATCGAGGCATACGAGAAGTCGAAGAACGTCGTCTACGGGATATTCGTGGCGCAGATGTACCGCGAACAGAGAAGCATCATGAAAGCGATCAAGATGTACGAGGAGATTTACCGGAGCAAACCCAAGAGTTACGCGGTCTATCTTAGACTCGCTTTGGGATTTCTTCAGTTGATGAAGCTTCCCTTGGCCAAGATGTGCCTCGACGAAGTCGCTGTCCAGTGTCCGGATGACGTTATGTACCTGCACTACAGAGGGAAATACCACATGAAGACGAAAAAGTTCAGG GAAGCGATATATTATCTGAAAAAAGCAGCAGATAGAAACAACTGTCCCGCTGCAAAGGACTATCTTCGTTGCATGTTAAAAGTCAATCCGCTTTTTAATGCGACTGAATACTTACTCACCCTGGTCGAGAGATACAAAGATTTGCCGGAAAAACAAATACAAGGCTTGGTATTGGAAACTGCATACAGCTATCTAACAAAAGGGCAAATGGAAAAATCTTTGAAGCACTTTTTGCACAGCATCGAGATCGACCCGAAGAGTCAGACtttaact GAATTTTATTCGCTGTTCAGACCAGGACAGAGCCAAAACGTATACAAAATGCTCGCCCAAGAAGTGTTCCCTCGAGTTCGGCAGAGTCGCGAGCTTCTAGACGAGTCTGCACTGGAAACCTACGAGGATCTAAAGAATTACTACGACGAATACCTCGAAAGCCAACTCCAAGCTACCCAAACTGCGTTCTCCAAA ttttcCAATAAATGTTTTAGGTAA
- the LOC100118030 gene encoding osmotic avoidance abnormal protein 3 isoform X1 — protein MMRKNCPGVFDMSESVKVAVRCRPMSQKELQNKCRSVVSVDPSSRTCSLAEGASQGKSYQFDATFGPEASTEAVYEEVGSYVVEAVLEGYNGTVFAYGQTGCGKSHTMRGFIEKALEHLFEATSTAAEDTRYLALLTYLEIYNEKLKDLLQSGGNENQLQLKEDPVRGTYVAGGLRELTVKDARECARLVEQGDRRRAAAATKMNAASSRSHAVLTICLEAIAIEGESGAVRRGRLHLVDLAGSERQGRTGAAGDRLKEAASINLSLSALGNVISALAAGNGRHVPYRDSKLTRLLRDSLGGNARTLMIACVSPSDVDAEESLSTLRYAARARCIKNKPIVNEDPKDALLRQYQIELQRLRKLLESSESRDQILTLPEPKIAFVEEVQPASQQQQQQQFNGDNANVLVLDSSPSKGSEADPEREERRLRKREAAKQEVLRRLERLTIGGEALGDAEIRRRRERRRKRLQALAEALERSSQEGNGGAFEVYGQLKSTEDALKRMAKRAKQLEAEAADLQASWDEERRELLRRELLAQQICEAMIPHLRPGCPLRDVAAVRAAASWCTELGRWRLPDLSSNSSRIPLPPASLQSPPPPEIKADLNNNHDHPSAGNDSSLEEEEEEAEEESLSEEPINEPEPLNRRVNIADVYFKRNRIDKILAHVREAKTFDASSGRLSKSGSSSEELNPSQQVQPPQQQVHPVQLGSLGSLNLTSGWLAEDLPPPTADVETGTPPPIFGGLKRNNLIQPIHHPRILEALPSYPRITASTLPQRLQGPIS, from the exons ATGATGCGCAAAAATTGTCCCGGCGTCTTTGAC ATGAGCGAGTCCGTCAAGGTGGCGGTGAGATGCCGCCCTATGTCACAGAAGGAGCTCCAGAACAAGTGTCGG AGCGTGGTATCGGTGGACCCGAGCTCGCGCACCTGTTCCCTAGCGGAGGGCGCGAGCCAGGGCAAGAGTTACCAGTTCGACGCGACCTTCGGCCCGGAAGCCTCGACGGAGGCCGTCTACGAGGAGGTCGGCTCCTACGTCGTCGAAGCCGTCCTCGAGGGCTACAATGGCACGGTCTTCGCTTACGGGCAGACCGGCTGCGGCAAGTCCCACACGATGCGGGGATTCATCGAGAAGGCCCTGGAGCACCTCTTCGAGGCCACTTCGACCGCGGCCGAGGACACGAGATACCTGGCGCTGCTGACCTACCTCGAGATTTACAACGAGAAGCTGAAGGACCTCCTGCAGTCCGGGGGTAACGAGAACCAGCTGCAGCTTAAG GAAGATCCAGTGCGCGGAACCTACGTGGCCGGTGGTCTCCGTGAGCTCACAGTCAAGGACGCCCGAGAATGCGCCCGTCTGGTGGAACAGGGCGACCGTCGTCGAGCAGCAGCCGCGACGAAGATGAACGCGGCCTCGTCCCGAAGTCACGCCGTCCTCACCATCTGCCTCGAAGCCATCGCTATCGAGGGCGAGTCCGGGGCGGTTCGTCGAGGTCGACTCCACCTCGTCGACTTGGCCGGCTCCGAGAGGCAGGGCCGAACCGGAGCCGCCGGGGACAGGCTCAAGGAGGCGGCCAGCATAAACTTGAGCCTGTCCGCGCTGGGGAACGTTATCAGCGCTCTGGCGGCTGGTAACGGCAGACACGTGCCCTACAG GGACAGCAAACTCACGAGGCTGCTGCGGGACAGTCTGGGCGGCAACGCCAGGACGCTGATGATCGCGTGCGTGAGCCCGAGCGACGTCGACGCCGAGGAGAGCCTGAGCACCCTGCGCTACGCCGCCCGAGCGAGGTGCATCAAGAACAAGCCGATCGTCAACGAGGACCCCAAGGACGCGCTGCTCAGGCAGTACCAGATCGAGCTGCAGAGGCTGCGCAAACTCCTCGAGTCGAGCGAGAGTCGGGACCAGATTCTCACGCTGCCGGAGCCGAAGATCGCCTTCGTGGAGGAGGTGCAACCGgcctcgcagcagcagcagcagcagcagttcaaCGGAGATAACGCTAACG TTCTAGTGCTGGACTCCTCCCCGAGCAAGGGATCCGAGGCCGACCCGGAGCGCGAGGAGCGTCGCCTGAGGAAGCGCGAAGCGGCCAAGCAGGAGGTCCTCCGACGTCTCGAGCGACTGACCATCGGCGGCGAGGCCCTGGGCGACGCGGAGATCCGCCGGCGTCGAGAGCGTCGCCGAAAGCGTCTCCAGGCTCTAGCCGAGGCCCTGGAGCGCAGCAGCCAGGAGGGCAACGGCGGAGCCTTCGAGGTCTACGGCCAGCTCAAGTCCACCGAGGACGCCCTCAAGCGCATGGCCAAGCGAGCCAAGCAGCTGGAGGCCGAGGCGGCGGACCTGCAGGCTTCCTGGGACGAGGAGAGGCGGGAGCTGCTGCGCCGCGAGCTCTTGGCCCAGCAGATCTGCGAGGCGATGATCCCGCACCTCAGGCCCGGCTGTCCTCTGCGCGACGTCGCTGCCGTCCGAGCCGCCGCCTCCTGGTGCACCGAACTCGGCCGCTGGCGACTGCCCGACCTGTCGTCCAACTCCTCGAGGATACCCCTGCCGCCGGCCTCGCTCCAGAGCCCGCCACCTCCGGAGATCAAGGCCGACCTGAACAACAACCACGACCACCCGAGCGCCGGCAACGACAGCAGcctcgaggaggaggaggaggaggcggaggaggagagcCTCAGCGAGGAGCCCATCAACGAGCCCGAGCCGCTCAACAGGCGCGTCAACATCGCCGACGTCTACTTCAAGCGGAACCGCATCGACAAGATCCTCGCCCACGTGAGGGAGGCCAAAACCTTCG ACGCGTCTTCCGGCCGACTCAGCAAGTCCGGCAGTTCCTCGGAGGAGCTGAACCCGTCGCAGCAGGTCCAGCCGCCTCAGCAGCAGGTACACCCGGTGCAGCTGGGCTCGCTGGGCTCTCTGAACCTCACCAGCGGCTGGTTGGCCGAGGATCTGCCACCTCCGACGGCCGACGTCGAGACCGGCACGCCCCCGCCTATCTTCGGAGGACTGAAGCGCAACAACCTCATCCAGCCGATCCACCATCCCAGGATCCTCGAAGCTCTGCCCTCGTATCCTCGCATAACGGCCTCGACTCTGCCTCAGAGGCTCCAGGGGCCGATCTCTTAA
- the LOC100118065 gene encoding ATP-binding cassette sub-family D member, translated as MTSVFSKLIDGTSHKYGIRQEQLTRGVVGAVTALYLLKVGYPYLAASAKICIAQVKGRENAVDKRSNGSVPKKQQNGRKKTAAAAAKEKKIVGLDRNFLKQLLMLLKIMIPGWRTREAGLLTCATFTLLARTFLSVYVATLEGQIVKRIVLRDIKGFFWMMARWFAVAFPATFVNSSIRYLEGRLALSFRERLVEYAYKMYLSQQTYYRVSALDTRLGGAEQRLTDDLSELASSVAHLYSSLTKPLLDCALVGIALISFSARMGARTVPGPLLAVVVIALTGQVLRLASPRFGQLVAEEASRKGKLREAHARISAHAEEIAFYGGHKAEHRYLTTAYKSLIVHLRRVLALKLGYVMLEQFLMKYVWSGTGLLVIAMPLLYTSSSVLQKARNTDGDGGVSERTRYLTVSKHLLSSGADAVERLMSSYKELVALAGYTARVSEMLDVFKDARDCIYRRNVVTTCQTRTPNGTTAEDQKLVEFRDGIPIIKGVVRESEDGSISLIDVPIVTPNCEVIVSKLTLEIRPGDHIIITGPNGCGKSSLFRIISGLWPIYGGILTRPGEKYSKKTGRPSLFYIPQKPYMTVGCLRDQITYPAEVTKDECSDAKLLELLDLVDLRGLVEREPNGLDALGDWDSTLSGGEKQRLAMTRLFYHAPQYALLDECSSAVSLEAEGAMYETAKKKGITLLTITHRVSSLSKYHRLILRFDGEGGWSFGPLNSESLTFLQNGDKEEKSENKEGHYQHLQEVRDLLSDETHIGIS; from the exons ATGACGTCGGTCTTCTCCAAGCTGATCGACGGGACGTCGCACAAGTACGGCATCCGTCAGGAGCAGCTGACGCGCGGAGTCGTCGGCGCGGTAACCGCGCTCTATCTCCTCAAAGTCGGCTATCCCTATCTCGCGGCTAGTGCCAAGATCTGCATAGCCCAGGTCAAGGGTCGGGAGAACGCAGTCGATAAGCGGAGCAACGGCAGCGTGCCGAAGAAGCAGCAGAATGGCAGGAAGAAAAccgccgccgcggccgccAAGGAGAAGAAGATCGTGGGCTTGGACAGGAACTTTCTCAAGCAGTTGCTCATGCTGCTCAAGATCATGATTCCTGGCTGGAGGACCAGGGAAGCTGGACTGCTGACCTGCGCGACTTTCACCCTCTTGGCCAGGACCTTCCTTTCGGTCTATGTTGCCACTCTTGAGGGCCAGATTGTCAAGAGAATAGTGCTGAGGGACATCAAGGGATTCTTCTGGATGATGGCCAGGTGGTTCGCCGTGGCTTTCCCTGCCACCTTTGTCAACTCGTCCATCAGATACCTGGAAGGCCGACTGGCTTTGAGCTTCAG AGAGCGACTGGTCGAGTACGCGTACAAAATGTATCTGAGCCAGCAGACCTACTACAGAGTCTCTGCCCTGGATACTCGTCTGGGTGGAGCTGAACAAAGACTGACCGATGATTTATCAGAGCTAGCCAGCTCCGTTGCACACTTGTACTCCAGCTTGACCAAGCCTCTGCTGGACTGCGCATTGGTTGGCATTGCTCTTATCTCGTTCTCTGCTCGAATGGGAGCAAGAACTGTTCCTG GTCCACTGCTGGCAGTTGTTGTTATTGCACTTACTGGACAAGTTTTGCGTCTCGCGTCGCCCCGCTTTGGACAGCTGGTTGCCGAAGAAGCATCTAGAAAGGGAAAATTGCGAGAAGCACATGCCAGGATAAGTGCCCATGCGGAGGAGATTGCTTTCTATGGAGGTCACAAAGCAGAGCACAGATATCTCACGACAGCGTACAAGTCGCTGATTGTGCACTTGCGACGAGTTCTTGCCCTGAAATTAGGCTATGTCATGTTAGAACAATTCTTAATGAAGTATGTCTGGTCTGGAACCGGACTCCTAGTTATCGCTATGCCTTTGCTATACACGTCGAGCTCTGTGCTACAAAAAGCGCGCAATACTGACGGAGACG GTGGAGTGAGCGAACGTACGCGGTATTTGACAGTTTCAAAACATCTGTTAAGCTCTGGCGCGGATGCAGTGGAAAGACTCATGTCTTCCTACAAG GAACTAGTTGCCCTTGCTGGCTACACCGCTAGAGTAAGCGAGATGTTGGATGTTTTTAAGGATGCTCGTGACTGCATATACAGAAGAAATGTAGTGACGACTTGCCAAACTCGAACGCCTAACGGTACAACGGCGGAGGACCAAAAACTGGTCGAATTCCGCGATGGAATACCAATCATCAAAG gaGTCGTCAGGGAAAGCGAAGATGGTAGCATAAGTCTAATCGATGTGCCAATTGTTACGCCAAATTGCGAAGTTATAGTTTCTAAATTAACGCTCGAG ATTCGACCCGGTGATCACATAATCATTACTGGTCCAAACGGTTGTGGAAAGAGTTCGTTGTTCAGAATAATTTCTGGACTTTGGCCGATTTACGGTGGTATCTTGACCAGGCCCGGAGAAAAATACTCAAAGAAAACTGGCAGGCCATCTTTGTTCTACATTCCGCAAAAGCCGTACATGACAGTAGGATGTCTCCGAGACCAAATAACGTATCCAGCAGAGGTGACGAAAGACGAATGTTCGGACGCGAAGCTACTCGAGTTGCTGGATTTGGTTGATCTTCGTGGACTCGTGGAGAGGGAACCCAACGGCCTCGACGCTCTTGGCGACTGGGATTCGACCTTGTCCGGAGGAGAGAAACAACGTTTGGCTATGACTAGATTATTTTACCATGCGCCGCAGTACGCGCTTCTCGACGAGTGCTCGAGCGCTGTGAGCCTCGAGGCAGAAGGCGCCATGTACGAGACGGCTAAGAAGAAAGGAATCACATTGTTAACAATCACGCATAGAGTGTCTTCCCTATCCAAGTATCACCGCTTGATTCTGCGCTTTGACGGCGAGGGCGGTTGGAGTTTTGGGCCTTTGAACTCCGAGAGTCTGACATTTTTGCAGAACGGCGATAAAGAGGAGAAGAGTGAAAACAAAGAGGGACATTATCAGCATTTGCAG GAGGTTCGGGATTTGCTCAGTGATGAAACTCACATCGGCATAAGCTGA
- the LOC100118030 gene encoding osmotic avoidance abnormal protein 3 isoform X2: MSESVKVAVRCRPMSQKELQNKCRSVVSVDPSSRTCSLAEGASQGKSYQFDATFGPEASTEAVYEEVGSYVVEAVLEGYNGTVFAYGQTGCGKSHTMRGFIEKALEHLFEATSTAAEDTRYLALLTYLEIYNEKLKDLLQSGGNENQLQLKEDPVRGTYVAGGLRELTVKDARECARLVEQGDRRRAAAATKMNAASSRSHAVLTICLEAIAIEGESGAVRRGRLHLVDLAGSERQGRTGAAGDRLKEAASINLSLSALGNVISALAAGNGRHVPYRDSKLTRLLRDSLGGNARTLMIACVSPSDVDAEESLSTLRYAARARCIKNKPIVNEDPKDALLRQYQIELQRLRKLLESSESRDQILTLPEPKIAFVEEVQPASQQQQQQQFNGDNANVLVLDSSPSKGSEADPEREERRLRKREAAKQEVLRRLERLTIGGEALGDAEIRRRRERRRKRLQALAEALERSSQEGNGGAFEVYGQLKSTEDALKRMAKRAKQLEAEAADLQASWDEERRELLRRELLAQQICEAMIPHLRPGCPLRDVAAVRAAASWCTELGRWRLPDLSSNSSRIPLPPASLQSPPPPEIKADLNNNHDHPSAGNDSSLEEEEEEAEEESLSEEPINEPEPLNRRVNIADVYFKRNRIDKILAHVREAKTFDASSGRLSKSGSSSEELNPSQQVQPPQQQVHPVQLGSLGSLNLTSGWLAEDLPPPTADVETGTPPPIFGGLKRNNLIQPIHHPRILEALPSYPRITASTLPQRLQGPIS, encoded by the exons ATGAGCGAGTCCGTCAAGGTGGCGGTGAGATGCCGCCCTATGTCACAGAAGGAGCTCCAGAACAAGTGTCGG AGCGTGGTATCGGTGGACCCGAGCTCGCGCACCTGTTCCCTAGCGGAGGGCGCGAGCCAGGGCAAGAGTTACCAGTTCGACGCGACCTTCGGCCCGGAAGCCTCGACGGAGGCCGTCTACGAGGAGGTCGGCTCCTACGTCGTCGAAGCCGTCCTCGAGGGCTACAATGGCACGGTCTTCGCTTACGGGCAGACCGGCTGCGGCAAGTCCCACACGATGCGGGGATTCATCGAGAAGGCCCTGGAGCACCTCTTCGAGGCCACTTCGACCGCGGCCGAGGACACGAGATACCTGGCGCTGCTGACCTACCTCGAGATTTACAACGAGAAGCTGAAGGACCTCCTGCAGTCCGGGGGTAACGAGAACCAGCTGCAGCTTAAG GAAGATCCAGTGCGCGGAACCTACGTGGCCGGTGGTCTCCGTGAGCTCACAGTCAAGGACGCCCGAGAATGCGCCCGTCTGGTGGAACAGGGCGACCGTCGTCGAGCAGCAGCCGCGACGAAGATGAACGCGGCCTCGTCCCGAAGTCACGCCGTCCTCACCATCTGCCTCGAAGCCATCGCTATCGAGGGCGAGTCCGGGGCGGTTCGTCGAGGTCGACTCCACCTCGTCGACTTGGCCGGCTCCGAGAGGCAGGGCCGAACCGGAGCCGCCGGGGACAGGCTCAAGGAGGCGGCCAGCATAAACTTGAGCCTGTCCGCGCTGGGGAACGTTATCAGCGCTCTGGCGGCTGGTAACGGCAGACACGTGCCCTACAG GGACAGCAAACTCACGAGGCTGCTGCGGGACAGTCTGGGCGGCAACGCCAGGACGCTGATGATCGCGTGCGTGAGCCCGAGCGACGTCGACGCCGAGGAGAGCCTGAGCACCCTGCGCTACGCCGCCCGAGCGAGGTGCATCAAGAACAAGCCGATCGTCAACGAGGACCCCAAGGACGCGCTGCTCAGGCAGTACCAGATCGAGCTGCAGAGGCTGCGCAAACTCCTCGAGTCGAGCGAGAGTCGGGACCAGATTCTCACGCTGCCGGAGCCGAAGATCGCCTTCGTGGAGGAGGTGCAACCGgcctcgcagcagcagcagcagcagcagttcaaCGGAGATAACGCTAACG TTCTAGTGCTGGACTCCTCCCCGAGCAAGGGATCCGAGGCCGACCCGGAGCGCGAGGAGCGTCGCCTGAGGAAGCGCGAAGCGGCCAAGCAGGAGGTCCTCCGACGTCTCGAGCGACTGACCATCGGCGGCGAGGCCCTGGGCGACGCGGAGATCCGCCGGCGTCGAGAGCGTCGCCGAAAGCGTCTCCAGGCTCTAGCCGAGGCCCTGGAGCGCAGCAGCCAGGAGGGCAACGGCGGAGCCTTCGAGGTCTACGGCCAGCTCAAGTCCACCGAGGACGCCCTCAAGCGCATGGCCAAGCGAGCCAAGCAGCTGGAGGCCGAGGCGGCGGACCTGCAGGCTTCCTGGGACGAGGAGAGGCGGGAGCTGCTGCGCCGCGAGCTCTTGGCCCAGCAGATCTGCGAGGCGATGATCCCGCACCTCAGGCCCGGCTGTCCTCTGCGCGACGTCGCTGCCGTCCGAGCCGCCGCCTCCTGGTGCACCGAACTCGGCCGCTGGCGACTGCCCGACCTGTCGTCCAACTCCTCGAGGATACCCCTGCCGCCGGCCTCGCTCCAGAGCCCGCCACCTCCGGAGATCAAGGCCGACCTGAACAACAACCACGACCACCCGAGCGCCGGCAACGACAGCAGcctcgaggaggaggaggaggaggcggaggaggagagcCTCAGCGAGGAGCCCATCAACGAGCCCGAGCCGCTCAACAGGCGCGTCAACATCGCCGACGTCTACTTCAAGCGGAACCGCATCGACAAGATCCTCGCCCACGTGAGGGAGGCCAAAACCTTCG ACGCGTCTTCCGGCCGACTCAGCAAGTCCGGCAGTTCCTCGGAGGAGCTGAACCCGTCGCAGCAGGTCCAGCCGCCTCAGCAGCAGGTACACCCGGTGCAGCTGGGCTCGCTGGGCTCTCTGAACCTCACCAGCGGCTGGTTGGCCGAGGATCTGCCACCTCCGACGGCCGACGTCGAGACCGGCACGCCCCCGCCTATCTTCGGAGGACTGAAGCGCAACAACCTCATCCAGCCGATCCACCATCCCAGGATCCTCGAAGCTCTGCCCTCGTATCCTCGCATAACGGCCTCGACTCTGCCTCAGAGGCTCCAGGGGCCGATCTCTTAA